A section of the Candidatus Tisiphia endosymbiont of Nedyus quadrimaculatus genome encodes:
- a CDS encoding DNA cytosine methyltransferase translates to MYKFIDLFCGIGGFRIALEGKGMECVFSSDIDKDVQETYAKNFGERPYGDLNEISEKKIPKHDILCAGFPCQPFSISGKQLGLKGSNGRLFYEIIRIAQYHKPYILLLENVKNIINIDNGSVIKTIDIKLDEIGYKVYRHILNSSFFGIPQSRERVYFVCLRKDYDNDLKFKYLPPKETFARVYLDDILEEKVDDSLYIKRDDIVIDGNKEIERNLRPLRIGYVNKGGQGERIYSPLGHAVTLSAFGGGVGARTGLYLINNRIRRLSINECKSLMGFPKNHHVIEGIKGYQQLGNAVIPKMISNIYDSIGIS, encoded by the coding sequence GTGTATAAATTTATAGACTTGTTTTGCGGTATCGGTGGATTTAGGATTGCTTTAGAAGGAAAAGGAATGGAGTGTGTTTTTTCTTCAGATATAGATAAGGACGTTCAAGAAACTTATGCAAAAAATTTCGGGGAAAGACCTTATGGCGATTTAAACGAAATCTCAGAAAAAAAAATACCAAAACACGATATTTTATGTGCAGGTTTTCCTTGTCAACCCTTTAGTATTTCTGGTAAGCAATTGGGATTAAAAGGCAGTAACGGAAGATTATTTTATGAAATAATTAGAATCGCCCAATATCATAAACCATATATTTTATTGCTTGAGAACGTCAAAAACATAATTAATATTGATAATGGATCGGTAATTAAAACAATAGATATAAAATTGGATGAAATTGGTTATAAAGTTTATAGGCATATTCTAAATTCTTCTTTTTTTGGCATACCTCAATCAAGAGAAAGGGTTTATTTTGTTTGTTTACGTAAAGATTACGATAATGATCTAAAATTTAAATATTTACCGCCAAAAGAAACTTTTGCAAGAGTTTATTTAGATGATATTTTAGAAGAAAAAGTTGATGATAGTTTATATATTAAAAGAGATGACATAGTAATAGATGGCAATAAAGAAATTGAAAGAAATTTAAGACCTCTAAGAATTGGTTATGTTAATAAAGGTGGTCAAGGAGAAAGAATCTATAGCCCCTTGGGACATGCAGTAACTCTTTCCGCTTTTGGTGGAGGAGTAGGTGCAAGAACAGGCTTATATTTAATTAATAATAGAATTAGACGATTATCAATTAATGAATGTAAAAGCTTAATGGGATTCCCAAAAAATCACCATGTTATAGAAGGGATAAAAGGTTATCAACAGCTTGGCAATGCTGTTATACCAAAGATGATCAGTAATATTTATGATTCAATTGGAATATCATAA
- the tnpB gene encoding IS66 family insertion sequence element accessory protein TnpB (TnpB, as the term is used for proteins encoded by IS66 family insertion elements, is considered an accessory protein, since TnpC, encoded by a neighboring gene, is a DDE family transposase.): MLDIGHDSKIYLCTGCTDMRKGINGLSILAQSILSEQFHKSALFVFRGKKADRIKILWWDGQGFCLYYKCLDSGKFIWPKVDEKQSVGITKAQLSMLIEAIDWRNPKWFNRPQYAG; the protein is encoded by the coding sequence ATGCTAGATATAGGGCATGATAGCAAGATCTATCTTTGTACCGGTTGTACTGACATGCGTAAGGGCATTAACGGTTTATCAATACTGGCACAATCAATATTGTCAGAGCAATTTCACAAGAGTGCCTTATTTGTATTTAGGGGTAAAAAGGCTGACCGGATAAAAATATTGTGGTGGGACGGACAAGGTTTTTGTTTATATTACAAATGTCTTGATAGCGGTAAATTTATATGGCCTAAGGTTGACGAGAAGCAATCTGTTGGAATTACCAAAGCCCAGCTATCAATGTTGATAGAAGCTATTGACTGGCGGAATCCAAAATGGTTTAATAGACCTCAATATGCTGGATAA
- a CDS encoding VUT family protein, which produces MNNINTKFYIPLVILLGIFTYSLNFFNKISQCSLIFVFLALTANIISELYGRKKALTAVTLCIIVSFGLLWDFNYYIHGRVINGIIIVSLVSILLSTYCSTSVFLQLKSTCSLNTRNFAGLMMGAVVDGIVMSGFFVNIFSTSRVLSVFLKEVLFKCAYSLTVYICIFLGSFLVQKVYCNNRSTRELRNS; this is translated from the coding sequence ATGAACAATATTAACACTAAGTTTTACATACCACTAGTAATACTACTTGGTATATTCACTTATTCATTAAATTTTTTTAATAAAATATCTCAGTGTTCTTTAATATTTGTGTTTTTAGCTTTAACTGCAAATATCATATCTGAACTATATGGCAGGAAAAAAGCTTTGACTGCTGTGACGTTGTGTATAATAGTAAGCTTTGGCTTGTTATGGGACTTCAATTATTATATTCATGGTCGTGTTATTAATGGAATTATTATTGTATCTTTGGTATCTATATTGTTATCAACATATTGTAGTACAAGTGTATTTTTACAGCTCAAGTCAACATGTTCTTTGAATACAAGAAATTTTGCTGGTTTAATGATGGGTGCGGTTGTAGATGGTATTGTGATGTCAGGATTCTTTGTAAATATATTCTCTACAAGTAGAGTTTTGTCGGTATTTTTAAAAGAAGTATTATTTAAATGTGCATATTCATTAACAGTTTATATATGTATATTTTTGGGATCATTTTTAGTCCAAAAAGTATATTGCAATAATAGGAGTACCCGTGAACTGAGGAATTCTTGA
- a CDS encoding pentapeptide repeat-containing protein — MVKKKYAFDDPDVKIKKFRPTSKDIKDYITAQHATLASDPKESLSLNQYLKGKYFEDSNVVVVADLSDRTFSRSGNVTDLSGGDFTGCIFKNTTFKECNLADAVFCDVDFDKAYFEDTILQNIDFRGADLANCRFSDSYKGYSQIGKERDIEGIKFSTTSSLGRKYADIKSDLVRKKEQQYLISSKQKELEEAEKKLSLKAQAWRIGGYKTGDSEYDRLEEELKLMVEQKIFPREDNPMHETFQNIYGSSSCTFDPAYVRGSTKEQRNQETQYVPLARKDIEQYLQARKSNENLSLNDFAKSKLEKSQIRSGARIIADCSSRVDTSTNNEWYDRVDLSGLDFSGADLRGAVFAGSVLSGCKFNGTNISEANFESAELDGANFLGSKADNANLFNSNLSQAVVDNSQFTHAFMARSNGQEVVINNSNFDYANIKNGKWDHAKLTDSTFNQADLQGIALISADLRRVQMQHAILDKAILIECQVIESDLSNALMEKAEAHKAKFKDTILQNIEAKGLDLSDAELSGLTKLDGANLEAAILRRINAEGVNFINANLNMVEAQKANFRNAILEGVEVKFANLTEAVLEGANAKGINTSYSILKKVHAQKADFSNSIMRSIDAQEGDFTEVIFMNGDLTKSKLQQAILEKVQAEKVKLEGVNLRAAKLAEADLSKATVDIDTDIVDVNLMGLKGTFIQNGQEIIPQKLQEEQKQLEQVKKAEQLELTLENLPHIAVGLLKETGAFLLDIATIVPSAIRNPLDTKKLLYDELYADFLKFQEVSEKLLSDKLLIEERQKLQKEQVEHASNLIKGAGAVADIYIPALNEARSDLLKDQIAQRVLLPVLSIVLNPAPMISPTEASRVNPDIFDGVDKNFIRRIVPLVLKLGGGILEGESNKKVQEIYKNLIISNENSGRDIIKNALEIFTSPKVAELVKKDLVEFLRDPANQKEITKIAENVLDDTFTRFVSKEFFKNTMLLATNASSTILDHTPEMVMIYELYMKHQDLGLELLTDKNLSSTRKEEIVEIQKAMVASILDNAGKVVQDLAPALKLTLPRYFADNKDNILGFLDKPEVQQNIKSLGLNPKFVRDATAATIPFIVDVLPIIAELTESCLADKDGLERIIEQTKDVMNVPESQQAEKVGELVNSLIKFNKDNPKVKEVLQEKIPELLIKHAKDLGPVVEKFLNETEMGKKLKLKGEAVVKVLGDHAKEVGTITASYKKGEYSAMVRPLINLLSDAKVLSLAVGATINLWKYNFQKHFVSNSTREKVIGEKMGQIIGDILPSPLLVSLPGEKRYLSSIFQEQAEKYSRSNSYEYSPILDYSLSNKDLRGLSFEKVDMKLDNFEIKGFNFNEVTLGKCSLKNAELKECSFKRVTFKEHIDFEGATIDGNTLTTLLPEIKKYNKKHPEKTMNLDNIRVVGNISEEVKSNPLLKNVDLNKATIKKIKVVPPVPKASQTMSPNEHRRRYDRNANKERQTNLLIR, encoded by the coding sequence ATGGTGAAGAAAAAATATGCTTTCGATGATCCAGATGTTAAAATTAAAAAGTTTCGTCCTACTAGCAAGGATATAAAGGATTATATTACAGCTCAGCATGCAACTTTAGCAAGTGATCCTAAGGAAAGTTTAAGCCTTAACCAGTATTTAAAGGGAAAATATTTTGAAGATAGTAATGTAGTAGTAGTTGCAGATTTATCCGATAGGACTTTTAGTAGATCTGGTAATGTAACAGACCTAAGCGGAGGAGATTTTACTGGTTGTATATTTAAAAATACTACTTTTAAAGAATGTAATTTAGCTGATGCAGTGTTTTGTGATGTTGATTTTGACAAGGCTTATTTCGAAGATACTATTCTACAAAACATAGATTTTAGAGGAGCTGACCTTGCTAATTGTAGGTTTTCTGATAGCTATAAAGGATACTCTCAAATAGGGAAAGAACGTGATATTGAGGGGATAAAATTCAGCACCACTTCTTCTTTAGGCAGAAAATATGCTGACATAAAAAGTGACTTAGTTCGCAAAAAAGAGCAGCAATATCTTATAAGTAGTAAACAAAAAGAATTAGAGGAGGCGGAGAAGAAGTTAAGCTTGAAAGCTCAGGCTTGGCGTATTGGAGGTTATAAAACCGGGGATTCAGAATATGATAGGCTGGAAGAAGAGCTGAAGCTAATGGTTGAGCAAAAAATATTTCCTAGAGAAGATAATCCAATGCATGAAACTTTTCAAAATATTTATGGCAGTAGCAGTTGTACTTTTGATCCAGCTTATGTACGAGGATCAACTAAAGAACAGCGAAATCAAGAAACGCAATATGTACCCTTAGCTCGGAAAGATATAGAGCAATATTTGCAGGCAAGAAAGAGTAATGAAAATTTAAGCTTAAATGATTTTGCTAAATCTAAATTAGAGAAATCACAGATAAGATCAGGAGCAAGAATTATTGCAGATTGTTCTAGTAGAGTTGATACTTCTACTAATAATGAATGGTATGATAGAGTTGATTTATCTGGTTTAGATTTCTCAGGAGCAGATTTACGGGGTGCTGTGTTCGCAGGGTCCGTTTTATCCGGATGCAAATTTAATGGCACTAATATTAGTGAAGCGAATTTCGAGAGTGCAGAACTTGATGGAGCTAATTTTTTAGGGTCTAAAGCAGATAACGCGAATCTTTTTAATAGTAATTTAAGTCAGGCAGTCGTTGATAATAGTCAGTTCACACATGCTTTTATGGCTCGTTCTAATGGTCAAGAGGTTGTGATAAATAACTCCAACTTTGATTATGCAAATATAAAAAATGGTAAATGGGATCACGCAAAATTGACTGATTCAACATTTAATCAGGCAGATTTGCAAGGTATTGCTTTAATCTCAGCAGATTTACGAAGAGTACAAATGCAGCATGCAATATTAGATAAAGCTATTTTAATAGAGTGTCAGGTTATAGAGAGTGATTTATCTAATGCTTTGATGGAAAAGGCTGAAGCACATAAAGCAAAATTTAAAGATACTATATTGCAGAACATAGAAGCAAAAGGATTAGATTTGTCGGATGCTGAGTTAAGTGGTTTGACTAAGCTGGATGGAGCGAATTTAGAAGCAGCTATTCTAAGAAGGATTAATGCTGAAGGAGTGAATTTTATTAATGCCAATCTAAATATGGTGGAAGCACAAAAGGCAAATTTCAGAAATGCAATTTTAGAAGGAGTAGAGGTCAAATTTGCTAACTTAACAGAGGCGGTTTTGGAAGGAGCGAATGCTAAAGGAATCAATACAAGTTATAGTATACTAAAAAAAGTTCATGCACAAAAGGCTGATTTTTCGAATAGTATAATGAGGAGTATTGACGCTCAGGAAGGTGATTTTACCGAAGTAATATTCATGAATGGTGATCTTACAAAATCAAAATTGCAGCAAGCGATATTGGAAAAAGTACAAGCAGAAAAGGTTAAGTTAGAAGGGGTTAATTTACGTGCGGCAAAGTTAGCTGAGGCTGATTTGTCTAAAGCTACGGTCGATATTGATACTGATATTGTGGACGTAAATTTGATGGGTTTAAAAGGCACATTCATTCAGAATGGTCAAGAAATTATCCCGCAGAAGCTTCAAGAAGAGCAAAAACAATTGGAACAAGTAAAAAAAGCGGAGCAATTAGAATTAACACTAGAGAATTTACCTCACATCGCTGTAGGTCTATTAAAAGAGACAGGGGCATTTCTTCTTGATATTGCTACTATAGTACCTTCAGCTATTAGGAATCCGCTGGATACAAAGAAGCTATTATATGATGAGCTATATGCTGATTTCCTGAAATTTCAAGAAGTGAGTGAAAAATTATTAAGTGATAAGTTGCTAATTGAAGAAAGGCAAAAATTACAAAAAGAACAAGTAGAACATGCATCTAATCTAATCAAGGGAGCTGGTGCAGTGGCTGATATATATATTCCTGCTCTGAATGAAGCACGGTCTGATCTATTGAAAGATCAGATCGCTCAGCGTGTTTTGTTGCCAGTTTTAAGCATTGTGTTAAATCCCGCTCCAATGATTTCACCTACAGAAGCTAGTAGAGTTAATCCTGATATATTTGATGGAGTAGATAAAAATTTTATTAGAAGGATAGTGCCGTTGGTGCTAAAATTAGGAGGTGGCATATTAGAAGGAGAATCAAATAAAAAAGTACAAGAAATTTATAAAAATCTAATAATTTCTAACGAGAATTCAGGGCGTGATATCATTAAAAATGCTTTGGAAATCTTCACCAGCCCTAAAGTAGCAGAACTAGTCAAGAAAGATTTAGTTGAGTTTTTACGCGATCCAGCTAATCAAAAAGAAATTACCAAAATTGCTGAGAATGTTCTAGACGATACATTTACTAGATTCGTATCAAAAGAATTTTTTAAAAATACTATGTTACTGGCAACTAATGCAAGTAGCACGATATTAGATCATACTCCTGAAATGGTTATGATTTATGAGCTTTATATGAAACATCAAGATCTTGGCTTGGAATTATTGACTGATAAAAATTTATCTTCGACTCGAAAAGAAGAAATAGTGGAAATACAAAAAGCCATGGTAGCTTCTATTTTAGATAATGCTGGTAAGGTCGTTCAAGATCTAGCTCCTGCCTTAAAATTGACTCTACCACGATATTTTGCTGATAATAAAGATAATATTTTAGGTTTCTTGGATAAACCAGAAGTTCAGCAAAATATTAAATCTCTTGGTCTGAATCCTAAATTTGTACGTGATGCAACAGCAGCAACTATTCCATTTATTGTTGATGTTTTACCGATAATAGCAGAACTTACTGAAAGTTGTTTAGCAGACAAAGATGGGTTAGAGCGAATTATTGAACAAACTAAAGATGTTATGAACGTACCTGAATCTCAACAAGCAGAAAAAGTTGGTGAATTAGTAAACTCTCTTATTAAGTTTAATAAGGATAATCCTAAGGTTAAAGAAGTTTTACAAGAAAAAATACCTGAGCTTTTAATAAAACATGCTAAAGACCTTGGTCCTGTGGTTGAGAAATTTTTAAATGAAACCGAGATGGGTAAAAAACTAAAACTAAAAGGTGAGGCAGTTGTTAAAGTACTAGGGGATCATGCTAAGGAAGTAGGAACAATAACGGCTTCCTATAAGAAGGGAGAATATAGTGCAATGGTTCGTCCATTGATTAATTTGTTATCTGATGCAAAAGTTCTAAGTTTAGCTGTAGGAGCTACTATTAACCTTTGGAAGTATAATTTTCAAAAACATTTTGTGTCTAATTCAACACGTGAAAAAGTAATTGGTGAAAAAATGGGTCAAATTATTGGAGATATTTTGCCAAGTCCTCTTTTAGTATCATTGCCAGGAGAGAAAAGATATTTATCTTCCATTTTTCAGGAGCAGGCTGAAAAATATAGTCGAAGTAATTCATATGAGTATTCACCAATACTTGATTATTCCTTAAGTAATAAAGATTTAAGAGGATTATCTTTTGAAAAAGTAGATATGAAATTAGATAATTTTGAAATTAAAGGATTTAATTTTAATGAAGTGACATTAGGAAAATGTTCTCTGAAAAATGCTGAATTGAAAGAATGTTCTTTTAAGAGAGTTACTTTTAAAGAACATATAGACTTTGAAGGAGCTACCATTGATGGTAATACTTTAACTACACTGCTTCCGGAAATTAAAAAATATAATAAAAAACATCCAGAAAAAACAATGAATTTAGATAATATAAGAGTTGTTGGGAATATAAGCGAGGAAGTTAAATCAAATCCTTTGCTAAAAAATGTAGATTTGAATAAAGCTACTATAAAAAAAATAAAAGTTGTTCCACCAGTACCTAAGGCAAGTCAAACAATGTCGCCAAATGAACATAGAAGAAGATATGATAGAAATGCTAACAAAGAAAGACAAACAAATCTGTTAATCAGATAA
- a CDS encoding transposase has product MNKSRMSITAEQKRQIISESYVSGCVISQVAQSYGISKKTLYGWRSKERRIRGEEAAVNNSGNKFVELSIQKTTVQETKCAILKKAELTFSDFSLSIEGNVSSSKLLEIVKILDRAC; this is encoded by the coding sequence ATGAATAAAAGTAGGATGTCTATTACAGCTGAACAAAAGAGACAAATAATTTCAGAGTCATATGTGTCCGGGTGTGTTATATCACAAGTTGCTCAGTCTTATGGAATTTCGAAGAAGACATTATACGGATGGCGTAGTAAGGAAAGGAGAATAAGAGGGGAAGAGGCAGCAGTAAATAATTCAGGCAACAAATTTGTAGAATTATCAATACAGAAAACAACAGTACAGGAAACAAAATGTGCAATATTAAAGAAAGCTGAATTGACATTTAGTGATTTTTCTTTATCAATTGAAGGTAATGTTAGTAGTAGCAAATTATTAGAGATAGTTAAAATATTGGATAGAGCATGCTAG
- the tnpC gene encoding IS66 family transposase: MVYDLNNSPSDIPVLHKMLAALNNNIQSLITENQLLTTENQSLTTENQSLREQLALLKAKRYGKSSEKLDKQIEEIELKIEENELILGFKTEQDNINSDKSIATVDNSKQKPKRQKLPKHLPREDVVLKPVDQCPACGGVEFRKISDDISETLEYVPSSFKVIRHVRPRCACTHCEKIVQAYAPSKAIDKGKPGSGLLAHILIQKYCNHLPLYRQSQIYEREGVEISRTTMASWAGQCARLLEPIAKAIQQFVFASKQIHGDDTPVRVLAPGIGKTKIGRIWTYVSDGRPHGDKSPVAVCYFYSPDRKGIRPIEHLKDFTGVLHADAYDGYDQLYVNDEKSAAKIEEAACWAHVRRKFYEVTIANDKANIAIAILEQIGEIYGIEANIRGLEPDKRLEARSKQSKVLVEKLFAAFRKAYDQLPKKSSTAKAIAYALNNQKALMKFLDNGKIEIDNNAAERAMRSIAIGRKNWLFAGSDSGGHTAAIIYSIIETAKLNNINPWKYMQKVLATIQDYKAHKIADLLPWNIILE, translated from the coding sequence ATGGTTTATGATTTAAACAATTCACCTAGTGATATACCAGTGTTGCATAAGATGCTTGCGGCATTAAATAATAATATACAGTCACTAATTACAGAGAATCAATTGCTGACTACAGAAAACCAGTCATTAACCACTGAGAATCAATCATTAAGAGAACAGCTGGCATTACTAAAAGCAAAGCGTTATGGGAAATCATCAGAAAAGCTAGATAAACAAATAGAGGAGATTGAGCTTAAAATAGAAGAAAATGAGCTTATTTTAGGATTTAAAACTGAGCAAGATAATATTAATTCCGATAAGAGTATCGCTACTGTCGATAATAGTAAGCAGAAGCCAAAACGACAAAAATTACCTAAGCATTTACCAAGAGAAGATGTGGTATTAAAACCTGTTGATCAGTGTCCTGCATGTGGTGGGGTGGAATTCCGTAAGATAAGTGATGATATCTCAGAAACATTAGAATATGTTCCATCATCATTTAAGGTGATACGGCATGTAAGACCACGCTGTGCCTGCACCCACTGTGAGAAGATAGTACAAGCCTACGCACCATCAAAAGCCATTGATAAAGGTAAGCCGGGGTCTGGGTTACTGGCACATATATTAATTCAGAAATATTGCAATCATCTGCCATTATATCGTCAATCGCAAATTTATGAGAGAGAAGGCGTAGAAATTTCGAGGACAACAATGGCAAGCTGGGCGGGACAATGTGCTAGATTGCTAGAGCCAATAGCCAAAGCAATTCAACAATTTGTCTTTGCGAGTAAACAGATACATGGTGATGATACGCCAGTAAGAGTGTTAGCTCCTGGGATTGGTAAAACCAAAATTGGGAGAATATGGACCTATGTATCAGATGGTAGACCTCATGGGGATAAGTCTCCAGTTGCAGTTTGCTATTTTTATAGCCCTGATCGGAAAGGAATAAGACCGATTGAGCATCTAAAAGATTTTACAGGGGTGCTACATGCAGATGCTTATGATGGTTATGACCAATTATATGTCAATGATGAAAAATCAGCTGCTAAGATAGAGGAAGCAGCATGTTGGGCTCATGTACGCCGTAAGTTTTACGAAGTAACAATAGCAAATGATAAAGCCAATATAGCTATTGCCATATTGGAGCAGATTGGTGAAATTTATGGCATCGAAGCTAACATAAGAGGATTAGAACCTGATAAGAGGCTAGAGGCACGCTCGAAACAATCTAAAGTGCTGGTGGAAAAATTGTTTGCAGCTTTCAGGAAAGCCTATGACCAACTGCCTAAAAAAAGCAGTACAGCAAAAGCTATTGCTTATGCTTTGAATAATCAAAAAGCACTGATGAAATTCTTGGATAATGGAAAAATAGAAATCGACAACAACGCCGCAGAGCGTGCAATGAGATCAATTGCCATAGGGCGAAAGAATTGGCTTTTTGCTGGATCAGACAGTGGTGGTCATACTGCCGCTATTATCTATTCCATTATCGAAACTGCTAAATTAAATAACATCAATCCTTGGAAATACATGCAAAAAGTGCTTGCAACAATTCAGGATTATAAAGCCCATAAAATTGCAGACCTCCTCCCTTGGAATATTATACTAGAATAA
- a CDS encoding IS4 family transposase: protein MEYYTRINNNSRPPLLDGYIKNAIIWVAKLGGYLARKNDPEPGPIVLWRGWQRLFDLVQGYQLANYNICG, encoded by the coding sequence TTGGAATATTATACTAGAATAAATAATAATTCTAGACCACCTTTACTAGACGGTTACATAAAAAATGCTATAATATGGGTTGCTAAATTGGGTGGGTATTTAGCAAGAAAAAATGATCCAGAGCCTGGTCCTATTGTATTGTGGAGAGGATGGCAACGGTTATTTGATCTAGTTCAAGGTTATCAATTAGCTAACTATAATATTTGTGGGTAA
- the coaE gene encoding dephospho-CoA kinase (Dephospho-CoA kinase (CoaE) performs the final step in coenzyme A biosynthesis.) has translation MIAVGITGSYASGKTFVLNYLANLGFITFSADEYVKNLYEESEIQNMVLNLLPDLKSFDKRKIAELIYANDSARNKLQNFIHPFVEESLFLFKQQNSKSEITFAEIPLLFEAGFNQYFDFYVTIFCSEESRLKRAMSREAFNLIAYNKIAQIQLPQQIKIEKADFIINTDVNLVDLDKQITQLIEELKCSN, from the coding sequence ATGATCGCGGTAGGAATCACCGGTAGTTATGCTTCAGGCAAAACTTTTGTCTTAAATTATTTAGCTAATTTAGGATTTATAACTTTTTCTGCTGACGAATATGTTAAGAACCTATACGAAGAGTCAGAAATACAAAATATGGTTCTTAACTTACTACCTGATCTAAAAAGCTTTGATAAAAGAAAAATTGCAGAGCTAATCTATGCTAATGATTCAGCAAGAAACAAACTGCAAAATTTTATTCATCCATTTGTAGAGGAGAGTTTGTTTCTTTTTAAACAGCAAAATAGTAAATCAGAGATTACATTTGCTGAGATACCATTACTTTTTGAAGCTGGATTTAATCAATATTTTGATTTTTATGTTACAATATTCTGCTCAGAAGAATCTAGATTAAAACGTGCAATGTCTAGAGAGGCTTTTAATTTAATAGCTTATAATAAAATAGCACAAATTCAATTGCCACAACAGATTAAAATAGAAAAAGCAGATTTTATTATTAATACGGATGTTAATCTAGTAGATTTAGATAAACAAATAACTCAACTAATAGAAGAATTAAAATGCAGCAATTAA
- the odhB gene encoding 2-oxoglutarate dehydrogenase complex dihydrolipoyllysine-residue succinyltransferase, translating to MSIEIIVPSLGESVSEAAIAKWHKKQGDAVKVDELLLELETEKVTLEVNALSSGVISKILKNEGDTVYVGESVGQITEGEASSVASPSTLDKEIKQQPASTNKVDVPPSVQRLVSENKLQLADIKGTGREGRVTKGDVLEFINTPPAKETELPVIANVVRTNEGMVERVKMSRLRKTIADRLKQSQNTAAILTTFNEIDMLKVINLRMQYREEFEKKHKVKLGFMSFFVKATIEALKAVPSVNAEIEGDEILYKNYYDIGVAVGTEQGLVVPIVRQADKLSFAKVEKEIAGLGKKAREGKLSMSDLSGGTFTISNGGVYGSLLSTPIINPPQSGILGLHKTEERAVVVNGKIEIRPMMYVALSYDHRIIDGKEAVTFLVKIKELIENPEKLLLNL from the coding sequence ATGAGTATTGAAATTATAGTTCCATCTCTTGGAGAGTCTGTATCAGAAGCGGCTATTGCTAAATGGCATAAAAAACAAGGAGATGCGGTAAAAGTGGATGAGCTACTTTTAGAACTTGAGACAGAGAAAGTTACGTTAGAAGTAAATGCACTTTCCTCTGGTGTAATAAGCAAAATACTTAAGAATGAGGGCGATACAGTATATGTGGGTGAGAGCGTAGGACAAATCACCGAAGGAGAAGCTTCTAGTGTAGCTTCACCTAGTACACTAGACAAAGAGATAAAACAGCAACCTGCAAGTACCAACAAGGTTGATGTTCCGCCCTCGGTGCAAAGATTAGTGAGTGAAAATAAACTGCAATTAGCTGACATAAAAGGTACTGGTCGAGAAGGCAGAGTGACCAAGGGAGATGTACTAGAGTTCATAAATACCCCGCCTGCAAAAGAAACAGAATTACCTGTTATAGCTAATGTTGTACGTACAAATGAAGGGATGGTTGAGCGTGTTAAAATGTCACGTCTTCGTAAAACTATAGCGGATCGTTTAAAACAATCACAAAATACTGCAGCTATTCTAACTACTTTTAATGAAATTGATATGTTGAAAGTTATTAATTTGCGTATGCAGTATCGTGAAGAGTTTGAGAAGAAGCATAAGGTTAAGCTGGGATTTATGTCATTTTTTGTAAAAGCTACTATTGAAGCTCTTAAAGCAGTTCCATCGGTAAACGCCGAGATAGAAGGGGATGAGATTCTGTATAAGAATTATTATGATATTGGTGTTGCAGTAGGGACAGAGCAGGGTCTAGTAGTGCCAATAGTTAGGCAGGCTGACAAATTGAGTTTTGCTAAGGTTGAGAAAGAAATTGCTGGTTTGGGTAAAAAGGCTAGAGAAGGAAAATTATCTATGTCTGATTTGTCAGGTGGAACATTTACCATTTCAAATGGTGGTGTTTATGGATCACTATTATCAACTCCGATTATTAACCCTCCTCAATCAGGTATTTTAGGTCTTCACAAGACCGAAGAAAGAGCAGTAGTGGTTAATGGTAAGATAGAAATACGTCCCATGATGTACGTTGCTTTATCTTATGATCATCGTATTATTGATGGTAAAGAAGCAGTTACTTTTCTTGTAAAAATAAAAGAATTGATTGAGAATCCTGAGAAATTGTTATTAAATCTTTAA